A single genomic interval of Papaver somniferum cultivar HN1 unplaced genomic scaffold, ASM357369v1 unplaced-scaffold_7, whole genome shotgun sequence harbors:
- the LOC113343854 gene encoding uncharacterized protein LOC113343854 — MMNGATSNRCFDVLRSALRGEWDSIIRFYTLHQISNIDIEDDNNSNVLVSSLSGDTILHICALCRRTDIMKQLLSIMPAAKRLLSVTNRKGNTVLHEAARTGIVEMAKLILKKEINGGDQVLISVRNLNGETPIYWAAMYGHRDMLLFLNATASSIEMIRSTSTSMADDPLITRTDGSTILHAAVLAGSYDVALEIMEIYPDLASSSNGDGAMASHMLALSPSSFKSGTVYSQQYLGASVFVLAIKVANIIYTCIPIESYGTQKTLQPDFSLKETIKHYFRWLCRVFRHLPVIKLIYNAKLKHSYAIELLRKLLEKDYGQWTMSYDHPPFEYQHSLAIRKRITNKVRERPIILATKLGIIEMVKEIIEAYPESIELTDEKAGRNLLHLAAEYRHESIIEFLKSSSSNSKRNLDMLVVGIDRDGNTPLHAAANLGKHKPWHIRGDAQWMQWECVWFQRIKRLLPQHMLTMKNCNNQNASQVFTETHRDLRQQGERWLKEGAGNCMLVSALIATVMFASAFTVPGGYDPQSGRPVLLKNQGFGPFLHYVALSLFFSLISLAFSLSIHGLPLTNTTSFPDCL; from the exons ATGATGAATGGTGCCACCTCTAATCGCTGCTTTGATGTGCTGAGATCAGCACTAAGAGGGGAATGGGATTCCATCATAAGATTTTATACCTTGCACCAAATATCTAATATTGATATCGAAGATGATAACAACAGCAACGTTCTAGTTAGCAGTCTTTCAGGGGACACCATTCTTCACATATGTGCACTATGCCGCCGAACCGATATTATGAAACAGCTGTTGAGTATAATGCCTGCAGCAAAAAGGTTATTGTCAGTGACTAATAGGAAGGGGAATACAGTGTTACATGAGGCAGCCAGGACCGGAATTGTGGAGATGGCTAAGTTAAtcttaaagaaagaaataaacggAGGAGATCAAGTGCTGATATCAGTTCGGAACTTAAATGGGGAGACACCTATATACTGGGCAGCAATGTATGGACATAGAGATATGCTGTTGTTTCTAAATGCAACTGCTAGTAGCATAGAAATGATCAGAAGCACATCCACCTCAATGGCTGATGACCCTTTAATAACGAGGACTGATGGCTCAACAATTCTTCACGCTGCTGTTCTTGCAGGATCTTATG atgtaGCACTGGAGATTATGGAGATTTACCCAGACCTCGCTTCTAGCAGCAATGGGGATGGCGCCATGGCCTCTCATATGTTAGCACTGTCACCTTCTTCTTTTAAGAGTGGAACTGTGTATTCTCAACAGTACCTTGGGGCCTCAGTATTTGTTTTGGCCATAAAGGTTGCAAATATTATATACACAT GTATCCCAATCGAGAGTTATGGGACACAAAAAACATTACAACCAGATTTCTCACTCAAGGAAACAATCAAGCATTACTTCAGATGGTTATGTAGAG TTTTTAGGCATTTGCCTGTCATCAAACTCATTTACAATGCAAAACTGAAGCACTCTTATGCAATAGAACTCCTGAGGAAATTACTTGAAAAAGATTATGGTCAATGGACCATGAGTTATGACCACCCTCCCTTCGAGTACCAACATTCGTTGGCAATAAGAAAAAGGATAACTAACAAAGTTAGAGAGAGACCAATTATCTTGGCAACTAAGTTGGGTATCATAGAGATGGTTAAAGAAATAATTGAAGCATATCCAGAGTCAATTGAACTTACCGATGAAAAAGCTGGAAGAAATTTGTTGCATTTAGCGGCGGAATACAGACATGAGTCCATAATAGAATTCTTGAAGTCATCATCATCTAATTCAAAGAGGAACTTGGACATGTTAGTGGTGGGAATTGATAGAGATGGTAATACCCCACTGCATGCTGCTGCCAATCTTGGAAAACATAAACCATGGCACATTCGTGGAGATGCGCAATGGATGCAGTGGGAGTGTGTTTGGTTTCAG CGTATAAAACGTCTGCTTCCACAACATATGCTAACTATGAAGAATTGcaataaccaaaatgcttcccAAGTATTCACTGAAACTCATCGAGATCTTAGACAGCAAGGCGAGAGATGGTTAAAAGAAGGAGCAGGTAATTGTATGTTGGTATCAGCCCTAATAGCAACTGTGATGTTTGCGTCGGCCTTCACTGTACCTGGAGGATATGACCCACAATCAGGTCGTCCAGTGTTACTCAAAAACCAAGGTTTTGGACCATTTCTTCACTACGTAGCTTTGTCCTTGTTCTTCTCTCTTATATCATTGGCTTTTTCTCTGTCTATCCACGGGCTCCCTTTAACGAACACGACTTCTTTTCCCGATTGCCTTTAA